The genomic stretch GTGGCAGCCGTCTTTCTATCAGACGCTGCGCAGCGGGATGCGCGGCGATGATATCACCTTACTGGACCAGAAGTTATCTCGCCTGCTCGGCGAGCCGCAGCGCCGCAATGTGGTACTGTTTGATAAAGAGGTAAAACGCAAAGTGGAAGTATTTCAGCGCTGGCAAAATATGCAGGTGGACGGGATTGCCGGACGACAGACTCTGCGTCAGCTTGATTTGATGACGCAGCAGGACGGGCCGCGGCTGATGGAGGCGCAGTAATGTCACAAGTGATGAAAGCGCTACAGCGCTCAGAGGCCAGCCATCAGCAATACAGCGCCCAGGCCGCGCAGATGATGTTGCCGGATACCGCCCATCGGCAGCGTGGTTTTCGCTGGTATCATGCTTTGTGGCTGCTGGTACCGGGCATTGTCACTGCTGTGGTGGTCGCGGTGCAGAGTTATCAGCATCAGCAGGCGCGAATCGCGGCGCTTGGGGATGTCGGCCCAAGTGTGGTCCAGGTGCCAGCCAGTGTCGAACAGCTTGATTATCCGGATTTCGGTCCGCTGGCACGCAGCGAAGTTGAAGTGCCCGAGTTTGACCAATCAGCCGCTGACGAACTGATGGCAAGTGAGTCCGTAGGAGCCAATCAGCCGGCAGAGGCTGTGCCGGTTGCCTTAGCGTCTGCTGCTAATCAGGTTCCGCTTGCCAGCAATAGTCGTCGTCTGACTGCGGCGCAAAGTGAGGCTGAGATGGACCGTCAGAACCAGCAGGCGCTGCGTTCACTCGACCTCAGTCAGTTATCGCCGCAGATGGCAGCACGGGTTGAATCGGTTCTGCAGCAGGACGACACAGCCGCAGCGCAGCAAAACGAGCATCATGACGAAGATGCGATTGCCCTGGTTCAGCACAGCAATGAGTTCAGTGGTTATCTGCCGGCGATGAACTTCCAGACTCATGTTTATGCCAGTAACGCGGTTAAACGCTGGATTAAAGTTAACGGGGTGGAATATCAGGAAGGGGATAAGATTTTCGATAATGTGCAGCTGGTGGCGATTAAGCCGCAAAGCACGATTATCCTGTTTGGCCAGCAACCCATAGAGATCCCGGCACTGTACGACTGGCGCGGTTGATGGCGCGCCTATACCAACAGTATAAAAATACACGGTCAAGATAAAAAAACGGTCACTGCAGAGTGACCGTTTTTTATCTCATGATGTTGGCACTTAAGCCCAGCCAGCCGGGTTGCGTTTACGGCGCGGAATAATGTGTGGCAGGATAAGACCCAGCAGCAGGCCGATACCAGCGACACCACCACCGTACATAAAGTACTTCAGCAGCAGGTCTTCTTTCTGGGTATCCAGTTTGGCGCGCAGTTCACGGACTTCGCTCTGCGAGGTGGTCAGCTGTTTGCTGATGTCGCTGTAGTTCTTTTCCAGCTCCGCAATTTGTTTATTGCGAATTTCCAGTGAATCGACCAGGCCGGCTTTTTCACTGTCGGCGGTCTGACGTGCGTTAGCCAGCTTGCTTTTCACTTCAGTCAGCTCTTTTTCCAGCTGAGGCAGGCGAACCGCCATACTGACATCACGAGTAATAAAGCGGCTTTCTACCCAGCCGGTACGTCCACGCTCGTCGACGATTTGGCTGAACTCAGTCTCTTTATTCTGGCTAACTAATTTCAC from Vibrio ostreae encodes the following:
- a CDS encoding general secretion pathway protein GspB codes for the protein MSQVMKALQRSEASHQQYSAQAAQMMLPDTAHRQRGFRWYHALWLLVPGIVTAVVVAVQSYQHQQARIAALGDVGPSVVQVPASVEQLDYPDFGPLARSEVEVPEFDQSAADELMASESVGANQPAEAVPVALASAANQVPLASNSRRLTAAQSEAEMDRQNQQALRSLDLSQLSPQMAARVESVLQQDDTAAAQQNEHHDEDAIALVQHSNEFSGYLPAMNFQTHVYASNAVKRWIKVNGVEYQEGDKIFDNVQLVAIKPQSTIILFGQQPIEIPALYDWRG
- a CDS encoding TIGR04211 family SH3 domain-containing protein, which produces MKKLICMVLFSMLAAPTFAQDRYIADKLFTYMHSGPSNQYRIIGSVDAGEKVKLVSQNKETEFSQIVDERGRTGWVESRFITRDVSMAVRLPQLEKELTEVKSKLANARQTADSEKAGLVDSLEIRNKQIAELEKNYSDISKQLTTSQSEVRELRAKLDTQKEDLLLKYFMYGGGVAGIGLLLGLILPHIIPRRKRNPAGWA